In the genome of Dermacentor silvarum isolate Dsil-2018 chromosome 1, BIME_Dsil_1.4, whole genome shotgun sequence, one region contains:
- the LOC119436438 gene encoding uncharacterized protein LOC119436438: protein MSDKDTHFEEWEAPDKSFRKIIVKAGRVGKRPLHESSCRCNVLSDEEGIVGLGSGIRTKTLVIGDVSSEVELVLEKCLMTMNTEEICDLLFTLPLSITVPYIPKAAYLHCGNQPATDLGNVSRAQGDALKDINKEAGDVSHYSGVPPGKPDVTPKSYRVRIELETFSNVPHVCDMTGADKWRHACEHRDKGSQLFSAKHYRWAFRHFSWSYKYVVSLEHDNVPDDMAPQLELDIQGLKLKCLLNLAACQLHNYSYDRAVENCTLALEIDPNNVKALYRRGTALIQLQEYERAKCDLEQAKHLDPKNLAIDTKLEIVKERTCKLNKYFAVAMKKLFE, encoded by the coding sequence ATGAGTGATAAAGACACTCATTTTGAAGAATGGGAAGCGCCGGACAAGTCATTCCGCAAAATAATTGTAAAGGCCGGGCGTGTTGGAAAGAGGCCTTTGCACGAGTCGTCTTGCCGGTGTAATGTTTTATCGGACGAGGAGGGAATTGTTGGTCTTGGAAGTGGAATTCGAACTAAAACCTTAGTTATCGGGGatgtttcgagcgaagtggaacTGGTCCTTGAAAAATGCTTGATGACAATGAACACAGAAGAGATTTGCGATTTATTATTTACTCTTCCGTTGAGTATTACAGTGCCGTACATACCAAAAGCTGCCTACCTCCATTGCGGCAACCAGCCAGCGACGGACCTCGGCAACGTCTCACGGGCACAAGGGGACGCTTTGAAAGACATTAATAAGGAAGCTGGCGATGTGTCACATTACAGTGGAGTACCACCTGGGAAGCCTGATGTGACCCCTAAGAGCTACAGAGTTCGAATAGAACTGGAAACGTTTAGTAATGTTCCCCATGTCTGCGATATGACTGGTGCAGACAAGTGGCGACACGCATGTGAACACAGGGATAAGGGCAGTCAGTTATTTTCTGCAAAGCATTACAGGTGGGCCTTCAGACACTTTAGCTGGTCATACAAGTATGTAGTTTCATTGGAGCATGATAATGTGCCTGATGATATGGCCCCACAGCTAGAACTAGACATCCAAGGCTTGAAACTGAAGTGTCTTCTGAACCTTGCAGCCTGTCAACTACATAATTATTCCTATGATCGTGCTGTTGAGAATTGCACGCTTGCCCTGGAGATAGACCCAAACAATGTCAAAGCCTTATACAGACGGGGCACTGCACTAATCCAATTACAAGAGTACGAGCGAGCAAAATGTGACCTTGAGCAGGCGAAGCATTTGGACCCCAAGAATCTTGCTATTGATACAAAGTTGGAGATTGTAAAGGAGCGCACATGCAAGCTAAACAAATATTTTGCTGTAGCCATGAAGAAACTGTTTGAATAA